The Austwickia sp. genome includes a region encoding these proteins:
- a CDS encoding phage resistance protein, giving the protein MATLLRDLIDIPERTSATDYVLRLSESVDEHAAAALEHYVVTEQLAAAFDTALGIVEQALATGESKGAYLEGSFGSGKSHFMAVLHAILRGDRAARDKEGLREVVVRHDADLTGRRLLPLAFHMLSATSFEERVFGSYVEQIRRLHPEAELPRVHQTDGLLRDADALRERLGDEAFFAGLGDTGPSGEASEGWGDFGSSSGWTAATYDAARHAPATDEARGTLVTALVDAYFSSFTKAADYVDMDEGLAEIARHAKSLGYEGVVLFLDELILWLAFGMSVPEFFRREVQKLTKLVESGSGRREIPLISFVAKQIDLRRWLADAGGSGAQQAMLEESLAFQKGRFPSIELGDANLPYVAHQRLLLPKDAAAAAQIADAFARIDRTPGVWRVLLDNVNTDEDNRGSDERDFKLTYPFSPALISTLRVLASAMQRERTALKVMQQMLVDRRDSLTVDDIIPVGDSYDLLVKGDALEPGVNALFASARELWGGKLQPLLRSTHGTTDAAIDAGQAPAPYYADARLAKTLLLSAIAPKVAALRGLTAERLAHLNHGSIVSPIPGGEARAVLGKVRTWAESIPEIHVDSAVADPTISVKLTDVDYESVVKKALVEDTEGRRRQLVQRLVAQELGVDETDHALDGSHPRAVLWRGTQREIDVIFGNVRDVSWLSDQAFEARPGTWRFVIDHPFDEAGHTTAEDMKRIDAMLTKEIDQRTVVWLPHFLSQARMDDLGRLVVLDWLLGGTGERWQQYASHLSEQDRLTALTILRSNRDTLTRSLRDALQQAYGAAPAQPGNLLEDAGHDSELTPLTRRVNVQRPVGAGLGDAFDRLIAQVWDATYPDHPRFPADTPVQRRDLTLIQRHVERAMNDADRRVPIEGDARALRRVGNTLGVGQTTDTHFVFGDPYLTPWATELDKALARRGDHDAPVRVAEARAWVADVGRGLTEPVSDLVILAWAALRQRVWYDAGGQPRATAPEPGQLQAGMEMRTQEMPTEDEWRRAVEHAGHLFGESVTPFLSPAAVADLAERVRARVAQTIEPARELVGQVRRGLGRAGLAPEAIDGSARLGTAVAVAEALDGLTRKDGVALVRALASVEVKPSQGRHMGKSLTSAPAVIDALRRFDWTWLADPLAARAGEGDRADAAGRLLTRLGERLSADELDHPAAAALADVDRDVRDWLRQAPAAPPAPAPLPPREDPQAVVLPAASPAAPSSASTWVAHPGGAAAAPATAPRRSGQTVARGRDALSELEAYVAAHPSARIEVTWRVVE; this is encoded by the coding sequence ATGGCCACCCTGCTGCGCGACCTCATCGACATCCCCGAGCGGACCAGCGCCACCGACTACGTGCTGCGGCTGTCCGAGAGCGTCGACGAGCACGCTGCCGCCGCGCTGGAGCACTACGTGGTGACCGAGCAGCTCGCCGCCGCGTTCGACACGGCGCTCGGCATCGTCGAGCAGGCGCTGGCGACCGGGGAGAGCAAGGGTGCCTACCTTGAGGGCTCCTTCGGCTCCGGCAAGTCGCACTTCATGGCCGTCCTGCACGCGATCCTGCGCGGCGACCGAGCCGCGCGCGACAAGGAGGGGCTGCGCGAGGTCGTCGTACGGCATGATGCGGACCTCACCGGGCGGCGCCTGCTGCCGCTCGCCTTCCACATGCTGAGCGCCACGAGCTTCGAGGAGCGGGTCTTCGGCAGCTACGTCGAGCAGATCCGGCGGCTGCACCCCGAGGCCGAGCTGCCGCGCGTCCACCAGACCGACGGCCTGCTGCGCGACGCGGACGCCCTGCGCGAGCGGCTTGGCGACGAGGCCTTCTTCGCCGGGCTCGGCGACACGGGCCCCAGCGGCGAGGCCTCGGAGGGCTGGGGGGACTTCGGCTCGTCCTCGGGCTGGACCGCGGCGACGTACGACGCCGCCCGGCACGCCCCCGCCACGGACGAGGCCCGCGGAACGCTCGTCACGGCCCTGGTGGACGCCTACTTCTCCAGCTTCACCAAGGCCGCCGACTACGTCGACATGGACGAGGGGCTCGCGGAGATCGCCCGGCACGCCAAGAGCCTCGGCTACGAGGGGGTCGTGCTCTTCCTCGACGAGCTGATCCTGTGGCTGGCCTTCGGCATGAGCGTCCCCGAGTTCTTCCGCCGCGAGGTGCAAAAGCTGACCAAGCTCGTCGAGAGCGGCAGCGGCCGGCGCGAGATCCCGCTGATCTCCTTCGTCGCCAAGCAGATCGACCTGCGCCGCTGGCTCGCCGACGCCGGCGGGAGCGGCGCCCAGCAGGCGATGCTGGAGGAGAGCCTGGCCTTCCAGAAGGGCCGCTTTCCGTCGATCGAGCTGGGCGACGCCAACCTGCCCTACGTGGCCCACCAGCGGCTGCTGCTCCCCAAGGACGCCGCGGCCGCCGCCCAGATCGCCGACGCGTTCGCGCGCATCGACCGCACCCCCGGGGTGTGGCGCGTGCTCCTCGACAACGTCAACACCGACGAGGACAACCGCGGCTCCGACGAACGCGACTTCAAGCTGACCTATCCCTTCTCCCCGGCGCTCATCTCGACCCTGCGCGTCCTCGCGTCGGCGATGCAGCGCGAACGGACCGCCCTCAAGGTCATGCAGCAGATGCTCGTCGACCGGCGCGACAGCCTCACCGTCGACGACATCATCCCCGTCGGCGACAGCTACGACCTGCTCGTCAAGGGCGACGCGCTCGAGCCGGGCGTGAATGCCCTCTTCGCCTCCGCCCGCGAGCTGTGGGGCGGCAAGCTGCAGCCGCTCCTGCGCAGCACCCACGGCACCACCGACGCGGCGATCGACGCGGGGCAGGCCCCGGCGCCCTATTACGCCGACGCGCGCCTCGCCAAGACCCTCCTGCTGTCGGCGATCGCGCCCAAGGTGGCCGCCCTGCGCGGCCTGACCGCCGAACGCCTGGCCCACCTCAATCACGGCTCGATCGTCTCGCCCATCCCGGGCGGGGAGGCGCGCGCCGTGCTCGGCAAGGTGCGGACCTGGGCGGAGTCGATCCCCGAGATCCACGTCGACAGCGCCGTGGCAGACCCGACGATCTCGGTGAAACTCACCGACGTGGACTACGAGTCCGTCGTCAAGAAGGCCCTCGTCGAGGACACCGAGGGTCGCCGCAGGCAGCTCGTGCAGCGCCTCGTCGCGCAAGAGCTGGGCGTGGATGAGACCGACCACGCGCTGGACGGAAGCCACCCCCGCGCCGTCCTCTGGCGCGGCACCCAGCGCGAGATCGACGTGATCTTCGGCAACGTCCGCGACGTCTCGTGGCTCTCCGATCAGGCCTTCGAGGCCAGGCCCGGCACGTGGCGCTTCGTGATCGACCATCCCTTCGACGAGGCCGGGCACACGACGGCCGAGGACATGAAGCGCATCGACGCCATGCTGACCAAGGAGATCGACCAGCGGACCGTCGTTTGGCTTCCCCACTTCCTCTCGCAGGCGCGCATGGACGACCTCGGCCGCCTCGTCGTCCTGGACTGGCTGCTCGGCGGCACCGGGGAGCGGTGGCAGCAATACGCCAGCCACCTCAGCGAGCAGGATCGGCTGACCGCGCTGACCATCCTGCGGAGCAACCGCGACACCCTCACCCGCTCGCTCCGGGACGCGCTGCAACAGGCCTATGGCGCCGCGCCCGCGCAGCCGGGCAACCTCCTCGAGGACGCCGGCCACGACTCCGAGCTGACCCCCCTGACCCGCCGCGTCAACGTGCAACGCCCCGTCGGCGCCGGCCTCGGCGACGCCTTCGACCGCCTCATCGCGCAGGTCTGGGACGCCACCTACCCCGACCACCCCCGGTTCCCGGCCGACACCCCCGTGCAGCGACGCGACCTCACGCTCATCCAGCGGCACGTCGAACGCGCCATGAACGACGCCGACCGCCGCGTCCCCATCGAGGGCGACGCCCGCGCGCTCCGTCGCGTCGGCAACACGCTCGGGGTCGGACAGACCACGGACACCCACTTCGTCTTCGGCGACCCCTATCTGACCCCGTGGGCCACCGAACTCGACAAGGCCCTCGCCCGCCGCGGCGACCACGACGCGCCGGTGCGCGTCGCGGAAGCCCGCGCGTGGGTCGCCGACGTGGGTCGGGGGCTCACCGAGCCCGTCTCCGACCTCGTCATCCTCGCGTGGGCGGCGCTCCGGCAGCGGGTCTGGTACGACGCCGGTGGGCAGCCTCGCGCGACGGCCCCGGAACCAGGCCAGCTCCAGGCCGGCATGGAGATGCGCACCCAGGAGATGCCCACCGAGGACGAGTGGCGCAGGGCGGTGGAGCACGCCGGCCACCTCTTCGGGGAGAGCGTGACCCCCTTCCTCAGCCCCGCGGCGGTCGCCGACCTGGCCGAGCGCGTCCGGGCCCGCGTCGCGCAGACCATCGAGCCGGCGCGCGAGCTGGTGGGCCAGGTGCGTCGGGGGCTGGGGCGCGCCGGGTTGGCCCCGGAGGCCATCGACGGCTCGGCCCGGCTGGGCACGGCCGTGGCGGTCGCCGAGGCGCTCGACGGACTCACCCGCAAGGACGGGGTCGCCCTCGTGCGGGCGCTGGCGTCCGTCGAGGTGAAGCCCTCCCAGGGGCGCCACATGGGCAAGTCGCTGACCAGCGCGCCCGCCGTGATCGACGCGCTGCGCCGCTTCGATTGGACGTGGCTGGCCGACCCCCTCGCCGCGCGGGCCGGCGAGGGCGACCGGGCCGACGCCGCCGGCCGCCTGCTCACCCGCCTGGGCGAGCGGCTCTCCGCCGACGAACTCGATCACCCGGCCGCCGCCGCCTTGGCCGACGTCGATCGAGACGTGCGCGACTGGCTGCGGCAGGCCCCGGCCGCGCCGCCGGCGCCAGCGCCGCTGCCGCCCCGCGAGGACCCGCAGGCCGTCGTGCTGCCCGCGGCGTCCCCCGCGGCCCCGTCAAGCGCGAGCACCTGGGTTGCGCACCCGGGCGGGGCCGCAGCTGCCCCCGCCACTGCGCCGCGCCGCTCCGGACAGACGGTCGCCCGGGGACGAGACGCGTTGTCCGAACTCGAGGCCTACGTCGCCGCGCACCCGTCCGCGCGGATCGAGGTGACCTGGCGGGTGGTCGAGTGA
- the pglZ gene encoding BREX-2 system phosphatase PglZ, whose translation MSVPGAPAVPEASPSTIRAMVDMFADKHDPGPVAIRARAATSWTGTSTKNVPITAVPAGSALAVREALRAHRAGEWTVILTDRDPEDLGAGILAHLLKTKVHAIDAWGAVQEVFRASQSASSFVSMPHGRDVAFGLIRTMPPQGWPSAPGGVLTREHALDSLLHERLGIAPDHQDTAGLLDWSLRADAPSSLTGLRRDAGDALGEAALDRLAEGTGAARAAVRPLLDGDRISDLAAVGLVVALLTSEAVPAADRHQAAISLARGERWFDGRVSSADPGLRAFGTAVARVVSGWIGDPRLRERAWAVADRADTLLAEVDGAALARYSDLLPTGYRLRADDLGGALSALVVDPRPGVDPGLTGVEAASAAVATHLLADRSPRDHQALAAAVRLARWIATPDRWTQASASDPGAGLAALARLQVDDAAWADVAINVAAAGVSADIQARGIEHVATAAMARRETQARLFAETLARATSQDVGAAEGIVGEPSDGVVLIEAALDRGVAPLVAQKRRVLLVVLDGLSSGAGTEVATDALRRGWEEISPSGRRGAAIAALPTLTEISRASLLAGELTRGGREFEVASFERYVDQRLKRAGRLFHKKALDTGRSGHALAADVAEAIDDQAVGVVAVVLNTIDDALDRSDPGGTTWTADAIRHLEPLLARAQAAGLTVVLTGDHGHIVERRLGHLKPARDQSDSGRSRKALPGAHVDPAEEVLIEGRRVVPEGRAVLAVSDKLRYGPLKAGYHGGAHPAEVVVPLIVLQPAGAGSDEGGLPPQEPAWWLGPVEAAADAVPPASPPPARSARRRESRQEEPALFEVGERAATDSAAAGSSASVGRRLVGGQVYAAQVHLSPRLRVTADAVARLVDALLATPDRRLGQVPAAQALGVPTSRLPRAQEQVKQLLNVDGYPVLRVDADGTTLVLDERSLREQFGLSGG comes from the coding sequence GTGAGCGTGCCCGGCGCACCCGCCGTCCCCGAGGCCAGCCCGAGCACCATCCGGGCCATGGTCGACATGTTCGCGGACAAGCACGACCCCGGGCCAGTGGCGATTCGTGCCCGAGCGGCCACGTCGTGGACCGGCACCTCGACGAAGAACGTGCCCATCACCGCCGTACCGGCCGGGTCCGCCCTCGCCGTCCGGGAAGCGCTGCGAGCGCACCGCGCCGGCGAATGGACCGTGATCCTCACCGATCGCGACCCCGAAGACCTTGGCGCGGGCATCCTGGCCCACCTGCTCAAGACCAAGGTCCACGCCATCGACGCGTGGGGCGCGGTCCAGGAGGTCTTCCGAGCCAGCCAGTCCGCCAGCTCCTTCGTGAGCATGCCGCACGGCCGCGACGTCGCCTTCGGGCTGATCCGCACCATGCCCCCGCAGGGTTGGCCCTCCGCGCCCGGCGGGGTGCTCACCCGCGAGCACGCCCTCGACAGCCTCCTCCACGAGCGGCTGGGCATCGCGCCCGACCACCAGGACACCGCCGGGCTGCTGGACTGGTCGCTCCGCGCCGACGCACCCTCCTCGCTGACCGGCCTGCGCCGCGACGCGGGCGACGCCCTCGGGGAGGCCGCGTTAGACCGGCTCGCCGAGGGGACCGGCGCCGCACGCGCCGCCGTACGGCCGCTGCTCGATGGCGACCGGATCAGTGACCTCGCCGCCGTCGGGCTCGTCGTCGCGCTGCTCACCTCCGAGGCGGTGCCGGCTGCCGACCGGCACCAGGCGGCCATCAGCCTCGCGCGCGGGGAACGCTGGTTTGATGGGCGCGTCTCCTCGGCGGATCCGGGGCTGCGCGCGTTCGGGACGGCCGTGGCGCGAGTGGTGAGCGGATGGATCGGGGACCCGCGCCTGCGCGAACGCGCGTGGGCCGTAGCCGACCGCGCCGACACCCTGCTGGCGGAGGTCGACGGCGCGGCCCTGGCGCGGTATTCGGACCTGCTGCCCACCGGCTATCGGCTGCGGGCCGACGACCTGGGCGGCGCGCTCTCGGCCCTGGTCGTCGACCCGCGCCCCGGCGTCGATCCGGGCCTGACTGGCGTCGAGGCCGCCTCGGCCGCTGTCGCGACCCATCTGCTGGCCGATCGCTCCCCACGGGATCACCAGGCGCTCGCCGCGGCGGTTCGCCTGGCGCGGTGGATCGCGACGCCGGACCGATGGACCCAGGCCTCGGCGAGTGATCCGGGTGCCGGCCTGGCCGCCCTGGCTCGACTCCAGGTCGACGACGCGGCCTGGGCCGATGTCGCGATCAACGTCGCCGCCGCCGGCGTCAGCGCGGACATCCAGGCCCGCGGCATCGAACACGTCGCCACGGCCGCAATGGCCCGGCGGGAGACCCAGGCCCGCCTCTTCGCCGAGACCCTCGCCCGCGCCACCTCGCAAGACGTCGGTGCCGCGGAGGGGATCGTGGGGGAACCCTCGGACGGGGTCGTGCTCATCGAAGCGGCCCTGGACCGCGGCGTTGCGCCGCTGGTGGCGCAGAAGCGGCGCGTGCTCCTCGTGGTCCTCGACGGCCTGAGCTCCGGCGCAGGCACCGAAGTGGCCACCGACGCGCTGCGCCGGGGGTGGGAGGAGATCAGCCCCAGCGGCCGCCGCGGGGCCGCCATCGCGGCCCTCCCCACGCTGACTGAGATCAGCCGCGCCTCGCTCCTCGCTGGCGAACTCACCCGGGGCGGCCGCGAGTTCGAGGTCGCGTCCTTCGAGCGGTACGTCGACCAACGCCTCAAGCGCGCAGGGCGTCTGTTCCACAAGAAGGCCCTGGACACCGGGCGCAGCGGGCACGCCCTGGCTGCCGACGTGGCGGAGGCCATCGACGACCAGGCCGTCGGAGTCGTCGCCGTGGTCCTCAACACCATCGACGACGCGCTGGACCGGTCCGACCCCGGCGGCACCACGTGGACGGCCGACGCCATCCGTCACCTGGAGCCACTCCTGGCCCGCGCTCAGGCGGCGGGGCTCACCGTGGTCCTCACCGGCGACCACGGCCACATCGTCGAGCGACGCCTGGGACACCTGAAGCCCGCGCGGGATCAGAGCGACAGCGGTCGCAGCAGGAAGGCCCTCCCCGGGGCACACGTCGACCCCGCCGAGGAGGTGCTGATCGAGGGGCGACGAGTCGTACCTGAGGGACGCGCCGTGCTCGCCGTCTCGGACAAGCTGCGCTATGGCCCGCTCAAGGCCGGCTATCACGGCGGCGCCCACCCGGCCGAGGTCGTCGTCCCCCTCATCGTCCTGCAGCCCGCCGGCGCCGGAAGCGACGAGGGCGGCCTGCCCCCACAGGAACCGGCTTGGTGGCTCGGACCGGTGGAGGCGGCGGCGGACGCCGTACCGCCTGCCTCCCCGCCGCCCGCACGGTCCGCGCGGCGACGGGAGTCCCGACAGGAGGAGCCGGCGCTCTTCGAGGTGGGCGAGCGGGCAGCGACGGACTCGGCGGCCGCCGGGTCATCCGCGAGCGTTGGGCGGCGCCTGGTGGGCGGTCAGGTCTACGCCGCGCAGGTCCACCTCTCGCCCCGCCTGCGCGTCACCGCCGACGCGGTGGCACGTCTCGTGGACGCCCTGCTCGCCACGCCGGATCGACGCCTGGGGCAGGTGCCCGCCGCCCAAGCCCTCGGTGTCCCGACGTCCCGCCTGCCCCGCGCCCAGGAACAGGTGAAGCAGCTCCTCAACGTGGACGGCTACCCCGTGCTGCGCGTGGACGCCGACGGCACCACGCTCGTCCTGGATGAGCGCTCCTTGCGCGAGCAGTTCGGACTGAGCGGTGGTTGA
- the brxD gene encoding BREX system ATP-binding protein BrxD — MVEVSARRRRYIIDALRRGTVPQAGLDVLAVGLDRFAGALDEDLDRVASGGAVFKAVRGDYGSGKTFFTRHLAERALQRGFAVSEVQVSETETPLHRLETVYRRVTETLRTASIPPSAFRAVLDSWFYTLEEDALEADPSLDAADGVAVGAAVGGLVERRLASVASSAPGFALALRGYGVASLSGEAATADAVAAWLGGQPHVASAAKRAAGVRGGLDHFGAMGFLQGLLTVLRDAGHPGLLLVLDEVETLQRVRGDVRDKALNALRQLIDDVDGGRYPGLFLVITGTPAFYDGVSGVQRLAPLAGRLATDFTTDARFDNPRAVQVRLPGFTRDSLVAVGARVRDVYATGESAEARLRARVDDDYLAALADGVTGSLGGKVGVAPRLYLKKLVGDVLDRVDQFADFDPRAHYALTVRPAELTDAERGARSGPVSAPDDIDLDMG; from the coding sequence GTGGTTGAGGTCTCCGCGCGACGCCGTCGCTACATCATCGACGCCCTGCGTCGCGGCACGGTCCCGCAGGCGGGCCTCGACGTGCTCGCCGTGGGGCTGGACCGCTTCGCGGGCGCCCTCGACGAGGACCTGGACCGGGTGGCCTCGGGAGGGGCTGTCTTCAAGGCCGTCCGCGGCGACTACGGGTCCGGGAAGACCTTCTTCACGCGCCACCTCGCCGAACGGGCGCTGCAACGAGGCTTCGCCGTGTCCGAGGTCCAAGTCTCCGAGACCGAGACTCCCCTCCACCGCCTGGAAACCGTCTATCGCCGTGTCACGGAGACCCTGCGCACCGCGTCGATCCCGCCGAGTGCTTTTCGGGCCGTGCTGGACTCGTGGTTTTACACCCTGGAGGAAGACGCACTCGAGGCGGATCCGAGTCTCGATGCGGCAGATGGCGTCGCGGTCGGCGCGGCCGTCGGGGGACTGGTGGAGCGGAGACTGGCCTCCGTCGCCTCCTCTGCGCCCGGTTTCGCGCTGGCGCTGCGCGGCTATGGGGTCGCATCGCTGAGTGGGGAGGCCGCGACCGCGGACGCCGTGGCGGCGTGGCTCGGGGGTCAGCCGCACGTCGCCTCCGCCGCCAAACGGGCCGCCGGGGTGCGCGGCGGCCTCGACCACTTCGGGGCGATGGGCTTCCTGCAGGGGCTCCTCACCGTGCTCCGCGACGCCGGGCACCCCGGGCTGCTGCTGGTGCTCGACGAAGTCGAGACGCTGCAGCGGGTCCGCGGGGACGTGCGAGACAAGGCGCTCAACGCCCTGCGGCAGCTCATCGACGACGTGGACGGCGGCCGCTACCCCGGGCTCTTCCTGGTGATCACGGGCACGCCTGCCTTCTACGACGGCGTGTCCGGCGTGCAACGGTTGGCGCCGCTCGCAGGTCGGCTCGCGACCGACTTCACCACCGATGCGCGCTTCGACAACCCACGGGCAGTGCAGGTGCGGCTACCCGGCTTCACCCGGGACAGCCTGGTCGCCGTCGGCGCCCGGGTGCGGGATGTCTACGCGACCGGAGAGTCCGCCGAGGCCCGGCTGCGGGCCCGCGTCGACGACGACTACCTGGCGGCGCTCGCGGACGGGGTCACGGGGTCCCTCGGCGGCAAGGTGGGGGTCGCGCCGCGGCTTTATCTGAAGAAGCTGGTGGGCGACGTGCTCGACCGCGTCGACCAGTTCGCGGATTTCGACCCCCGCGCGCACTATGCGCTGACCGTGCGCCCGGCCGAGCTGACCGACGCCGAGCGAGGGGCCCGGTCCGGCCCGGTGAGTGCGCCCGACGACATCGACCTCGACATGGGCTGA
- a CDS encoding DEAD/DEAH box helicase, with protein sequence MTSAGAAGFDDLDPVLQHHVVNTLGWRELRALQQHSIAPILSGHDVLLLAPTAGGKTEAALFPLLTRASREGWRGTSILYICPLKALLNNIHVRAQAYAGWLGRRAELRHGDIGAGARRRQVIEPPDLLLTTPESIEAMLVSALNDPRDLFRDVRAVVVDEVHAFAGDDRGWHLLAVLERVARIAGRPLQRIGCSATVGNAPELLSWLQGSNRAAGVPAAVINPPPAAAAQPEVVLDYVGGIPNAAEVASRLYVGEKRLLFADSRRAVERLAVELRERGVDTYVSHSSLSLDERRRAEAAFAQARDCLIVSTSTLELGIDVGDLDRVLQLGAPSTVASFLQRLGRTGRRPGGVRNTLFLAPDDDALLRAAGLLLLWSEGYVEPTIPPPIPLHIVAQQVIAQALERSAVTGSEAWEPLAPLGVATPAEFDKILAHLHASGHLDTDGGLSFVGPEAERRYGRKHFLDLLAVFSAPPEVTILHGRDELGTVEPVTLTRRQDGPTVLSLAGRSWRVTGIDWPRRRAYVEPSDAPGRTTWGGGGAAYTPQLCDAMRRVLAGADPDGVALTRRARQRLDHLRELRGEQAWSADPVVLTDGTATTWWTWAGLRGNVHRAAALDAIDPTLLAEGRGVTNLAVRLRPGCQAAEVAEAMREAHSRFGADLAGVQITVSEEALRGLKFAELLPEAMARRVLAAR encoded by the coding sequence GTGACGAGCGCAGGCGCGGCCGGCTTCGACGACCTCGACCCCGTCCTCCAGCATCACGTCGTCAACACCCTCGGCTGGCGCGAGCTGCGGGCGCTGCAGCAGCACTCCATCGCTCCGATCCTGAGCGGACACGACGTACTCCTTCTCGCACCCACCGCCGGAGGCAAGACCGAGGCGGCGCTCTTTCCGCTGCTCACCCGCGCCTCCCGGGAAGGCTGGCGGGGCACCTCCATCCTCTATATCTGCCCGCTCAAGGCCCTGCTCAACAACATCCACGTGCGCGCGCAGGCCTATGCGGGATGGCTAGGGCGCCGCGCCGAGCTGCGGCACGGCGACATCGGCGCCGGTGCCCGCCGGCGCCAGGTGATCGAGCCGCCCGACCTTCTGCTGACCACCCCCGAATCCATCGAGGCGATGCTCGTCTCCGCGCTGAACGACCCGCGAGACCTCTTCCGCGACGTGCGAGCCGTGGTCGTGGACGAGGTGCACGCCTTCGCCGGCGACGATCGCGGCTGGCATCTCCTGGCCGTGCTGGAGCGGGTCGCCCGGATCGCCGGACGACCACTGCAACGCATCGGCTGCTCCGCGACGGTCGGCAACGCCCCCGAGCTGCTGTCCTGGCTGCAGGGCAGCAACCGTGCCGCGGGGGTGCCCGCCGCGGTCATCAACCCTCCGCCCGCGGCCGCGGCGCAGCCCGAGGTGGTGCTCGACTACGTCGGCGGCATCCCCAACGCGGCCGAGGTCGCCTCGCGGCTGTACGTCGGGGAGAAGCGGCTGCTCTTCGCGGACTCCCGCCGGGCTGTCGAGCGGCTGGCCGTGGAGCTGCGGGAGCGTGGCGTCGACACCTACGTGTCGCACTCCTCCCTGTCGCTCGACGAGCGGCGCCGGGCCGAGGCGGCCTTCGCTCAGGCCCGCGACTGCCTCATCGTGTCCACCTCGACGCTCGAGCTGGGCATCGACGTGGGCGACCTCGACCGGGTGCTGCAGCTCGGGGCGCCCAGTACCGTCGCATCCTTCCTGCAGCGGCTCGGGCGGACCGGTCGGCGACCCGGCGGCGTGCGCAACACGCTCTTCCTCGCCCCGGACGACGACGCACTCCTGCGGGCGGCCGGGCTGCTGTTGCTGTGGTCGGAGGGGTACGTCGAACCGACCATCCCGCCGCCCATCCCGCTGCACATCGTCGCTCAGCAGGTGATCGCCCAGGCTTTGGAACGCTCCGCCGTCACGGGGTCAGAGGCGTGGGAGCCGCTGGCGCCCCTCGGCGTCGCCACGCCGGCGGAATTCGACAAAATCCTGGCGCACCTGCACGCGAGCGGACACCTCGACACCGACGGGGGGCTGTCGTTCGTCGGGCCCGAGGCCGAGCGTCGCTACGGCCGCAAGCACTTCCTCGACCTGCTCGCCGTCTTCTCAGCCCCTCCCGAGGTGACGATCCTGCACGGCCGAGATGAGCTCGGGACGGTCGAACCGGTGACCCTGACGCGCCGCCAGGACGGGCCGACGGTGCTGTCCCTGGCCGGCCGGTCGTGGCGGGTCACCGGCATCGACTGGCCGCGGCGCCGCGCCTACGTCGAACCATCAGACGCCCCCGGACGTACCACCTGGGGAGGCGGCGGAGCGGCGTACACCCCGCAGTTGTGCGACGCGATGCGGCGTGTCCTCGCGGGAGCCGACCCCGACGGAGTGGCGTTGACCCGGCGGGCGCGGCAGCGACTCGACCACCTCCGGGAGCTGCGCGGCGAGCAGGCGTGGTCGGCCGACCCCGTGGTGTTGACCGACGGCACCGCGACGACCTGGTGGACGTGGGCGGGCCTGCGCGGCAACGTCCACCGGGCCGCGGCCCTGGACGCGATCGACCCGACGCTGCTCGCGGAGGGCCGGGGCGTCACCAACCTGGCGGTGCGGCTGCGCCCTGGCTGTCAGGCCGCCGAGGTGGCTGAGGCCATGAGGGAAGCCCACTCTCGATTCGGTGCGGACTTGGCGGGGGTACAGATCACGGTGAGCGAAGAAGCGCTGCGGGGACTGAAGTTCGCCGAGCTGTTGCCCGAGGCGATGGCTCGGCGGGTGCTAGCCGCGCGCTGA